In Oryza sativa Japonica Group chromosome 1, ASM3414082v1, the genomic stretch ggatggcgttgattttctccgggttggcctgtatgcctctaCGAGACACCATAAATCCGAGCAGCTTCCCTGAcagtactccgaagatgcacttttcagggtttagtttcatcctgaaGGCGCGGATGTTCGCAAAAGTTTCTTCTATGTCCGCAATCAGATCATCCTTCttcttggtcttgacgactacatcatcaacataagcttcaacattgcggccgatctgagttgaaaaacaccTCTAAATCATCCGTTGgtaggttgctcctgcgttcttcaatccaaagggcatggtgatgtagcagtaggccccaaaaGGCGTAATAAAtgaggtcttcaagcagtcggattcttttagtcggatctgatgatatcccgagtaagaatccaaaaaactgagtagctcgcaTCCGGCCGTTGAGttaactacctggtcaatgcgaggtaacccaaaaggatctttgggacaagacttgttgaggtcggtataatcgacacacatgcgccattgccccgtctttttccgaaccaagactgggttagccagccagtcgggatgaaggacttctttaatgaagcccgctgctaacagcttggttaattcctccttgatcgcatccttcctgtcttgtgcaaaacggcggagtcgttgcttgaagggtttggcgtcttccttaacatgtaaagagtgctcgatcacctctctaggaataccaggcatatcagatggtttccatgcaaagatatctttattattttgaagaaaggtgatgagcgcgctttcctatttacaatctaactcagcgcctattacagcagtcttagtaggatcagagggatctagtggaatcttcttagttttgtcgtcgccttcttcggtCTTTGACAGCTTGGTcgcaggcacttctccttcgcttgccatggtcgcagccagtcggatGTCTTTGCGAGCGAGAGTGATCTCGCGGgtctgggccatctcgcaactttctttgtcacatgtgacggcttgcttgatgtcgctccgtagtgatatgacacctcgaggaccaggcatcttcatcatcatgtaggtgtagtgtggaACGGTCATGAATTTGGCTAGAGCTTTGCTTGTAGTGTGTATAGAAAGTGAGGatgagagctccttttatagcctcccaatgacggttatggcagttggaatggtcggaaatgcCCTCTAACCGTCATTGGAGCAATCTtggacgtccacgccaaaccctgcatccaacggaGCAAATGGGGGTTCGGCTGAGCCATGGGCTGGTCCAATCCAGCCCATTTTCGAATGGCGGCCTCCTAGACTTCTACTCtttgcagacttgtgaattttggcccaattgatCGTGAAAATTctaagttcttggcccattcattgaTAAGTATATCcttgacatcgtccgattgatttatcgtctgattcgatgtcgattctcctccactttatggttattctctgtaaaaggttagtaaacctaatactagtggaatattattattctaacatgaatatgcattgcaagcataactagttctcctctattttggtaatattgacggttgaAACTAATCGCTTACGACCGTCAACAATGAGTCAGCTACGGTCTTCAACATAGGTAAATTTGGGATGCAAGTTACGGGGTTCAAGTTTCGTGACTTAAAATATGCATGCAACTCAATTTCACGAAGGCTAGCAGCAACCTTATCACATTCTACAAGGAGCTCCGAAAGACCAAGTTTCCTATGAAATCTTTTCTTGAAGACGTTATTCATACTTTCGCAACTTTGAGTCGAGGTCATATCAGTTGTAAAAGAGTCACGGAACACAATAGCCCACTTCTTCCTCAAAGCATACAGATTTGACATCCATACGTTATCCTCAAACTTGTATTCACTCAACAATTCATGCTACATCTTGTTGAAATGATACTCTGATCTGTCCTGATAGACACATCTCTTAAAATCAGTTAGAAACTTGTTAGGATGCTTATGAATTACATGACCAAGATTTTTACAACCATTTAGATAAATGTGCCACAAACAAAGACAATGACTTATATCCGGGAGTACAAAAGCAATTGCTGCTGCAATGGCTGCGTCTTGATCAGTGAAAATTGTGCTCGGATGCTTGCCTGACATTGCTATTAGAAAGGTTTCAAAGAGCCAAACAAATGATTCAATAGTTAGTGTGGATAATATAAGGTAAAGGAAGTTTATAACAAAGGGAAATTTCAGTCTATATTGTAGCTTACCTTGCATCCCAAAtctgcattgttcttttcaaagTTTCTGTGTTTCTTGATTTTGGGCGTAGAGTGTCTGTTGCACCAATTTCAGTTATGACACCCATAATATCTGGTTAAAGAGAAGATATATGTAAACAATAAACCACTAATGTATAAGAAGTAAACGTAGGAAGACAAAAAAGGGATAAAGAGGTTATACCAACATAGAAAGCATTTCTGTCCACAAGAGACGGGGCGTCTTGAAAAGGTGTCAATGAAAAAGTTATGGCAGGAAAATCATCAAAAGCATCAATGCATTCTTCTAAGGTTGTCCATTTAGTGAATGAGATCATCAAAGGGTTCGTAACTGGCCTATATGTTCTGTTTGCATATCTGACAGAGAAGGAGTCAAAGTAGTAAACCTTCCCTTCCTGTAGAAGAGTCCTAAGCTTAATCATGGCAGGTGGATAGATTTGAACATGGATGCTATTGCCCTGCATATTGTGTATATAAAGCACCTTGTTAGTACCATGTTTGTATGTAAGTATTAATAAAGAAGAAATGAGTGTTAATTAGACTATAACCTTTTCATCCAGCAAGACAAGATCAGTGTGGTAGATCTTTGTTTCATCATTCAGATCATGGTAGTCCCATTGCCTAGATACCCTCGCTTTGATCCGTTTATCAGTGTCCCCATACATAAGGTCTGAAATAAGCACGTACGCCATTGGAAGGCTGCAAATAAATATTGAAGATATTTAGTTTATGTAAATATGAAGCATCACTGTAATGAACTAAGCAAGTGAGAAAACAGCACATAGAAATCTAGTAGCCTATTGGTGCAGCAGTGATACAGCATATACTACATGTGAGTACAATATATTTACTCCAAAATTTATATACAAAAGCCATTGCAATTAGCTGAGGAGGGAAAGCTACGCATGGAGCGGCCAAGCCTGCAATAGGAAATGATGCCCAATGTGACACCAAGAATGTAGGTAAATATAGAGATAAAATATATGCAATATGGCAGTGAGGGCACACCGCTTCCATTGTAGCAGAAAGTATCTCGGTATAAACAACATTTCTTGTTTGGTTTCCACATGATCCGTCATCGTTTTCAATCAGTATTTTGAGCCCTGTTCGGCTTGTTGCTCTTGAAATAGCAACATAGAGCTGCCCATGCGTGAAAACAGGTTTCTTGAGGTATATGCCAACTTGCTCAAGTGTTTGTCCTTGGCTCTTGTTGATAGTCATTACATAACAAACTCGAACTGGGAATTGCCTTCTTTGTAATGTAAAAGGCCATTTCATTTTTGACGTGCTTAATGTGATTCTTGGTATATAAACTGTTTCACCGATGATTGATCTAGTTAGTATTGTACATTGTAAAATTCTTTCCCCTAAAGCAGTG encodes the following:
- the LOC4325229 gene encoding replication protein A 70 kDa DNA-binding subunit A-like, with translation MAYVLISDLMYGDTDKRIKARVSRQWDYHDLNDETKIYHTDLVLLDEKGNSIHVQIYPPAMIKLRTLLQEGKVYYFDSFSVRYANRTYRPVTNPLMISFTKWTTLEECIDAFDDFPAITFSLTPFQDAPSLVDRNAFYVDIMGVITEIGATDTLRPKSRNTETLKRTMQIWDASNVRQASEHNFH